Proteins co-encoded in one Afipia sp. P52-10 genomic window:
- a CDS encoding dienelactone hydrolase family protein, which translates to MGTSISYKRPDGKENGGYLASAGRSGAPGIVVIQEWWGLQDQIKGICDRFALAGFDALAPDLYNGVVVPYHDTDAAGKEMNSLNFMDATDQNVRGAAQFLKRNGAKVGLTGFCLGGAVTVIGSTRIPELSAGVAFYGIPPEQAAKAVDVKIPLQGHFANRDDWCTPQVVDAFEAGLKAAGKTYEFFRYDADHAFVNEQRAPVHDRQAAEQAWGRAVAFFNKHLG; encoded by the coding sequence ATGGGCACCAGCATCAGCTACAAGCGCCCCGACGGAAAAGAGAATGGCGGCTACTTGGCCTCGGCCGGACGCTCCGGTGCGCCGGGCATCGTCGTCATCCAGGAGTGGTGGGGTCTGCAGGACCAGATTAAGGGCATCTGCGACCGCTTCGCGCTCGCCGGTTTCGATGCGCTCGCGCCCGATCTCTATAACGGCGTCGTCGTGCCATATCACGACACCGACGCTGCGGGAAAGGAAATGAACTCCCTGAATTTCATGGATGCAACCGATCAGAACGTGCGCGGCGCGGCGCAGTTCCTGAAACGCAACGGCGCCAAGGTCGGCCTCACCGGTTTTTGCCTCGGTGGCGCGGTGACGGTGATCGGCTCCACCCGTATTCCGGAATTGTCGGCAGGCGTCGCTTTCTACGGCATTCCGCCGGAGCAGGCGGCCAAGGCCGTCGATGTGAAGATTCCGCTGCAGGGCCACTTCGCCAACCGCGACGACTGGTGCACTCCGCAGGTGGTCGACGCGTTCGAGGCTGGGCTGAAGGCGGCCGGCAAGACTTACGAGTTCTTCCGTTACGATGCCGACCATGCCTTCGTGAACGAGCAGCGGGCTCCGGTGCATGACCGGCAGGCTGCCGAGCAGGCCTGGGGCCGGGCGGTCGCCTTCTTCAATAAGCACCTCGGCTGA
- a CDS encoding anthranilate synthase component I → MNRTVFSLPARSEYATAGGLTVTRTIEGFSGGASLDALIELLDRRRGVVLSSGTTVPGRYESFDLGFADPPLRLEATGINFFIDALNERGKVLIAFLSEVLNEPCVTFTARTTTRLTGHIVRGEAPADEEQRTRRASIMSLVRAMIAALAHAEEPMLGLYGAFGYDLVFQIEDLVQKRAREADQRDVVLYIPDRLLAYDRATGRGVTIAYDFAFKGKSTQGLPHETPDSIYVQSGRQGFADHAPGVYQATVQKAREAFARGDLFEAVPGQLFGEPCERSPAEVFQRLCKINPSPYGGLVNLGDGEFLVSASPEMFVRSDGRRVETCPISGTIARGADAIGDAEQIRELLNSEKDEFELNMCTDVDRNDKARICVPGSIKVLARRQIETYSKLFHTVDHVEGMLRPGFDSLDAFLTHAWAVTVTGAPKLWAMQFVEDHERSSRRWYAGAFGFVGFDGSINTGLTIRTIRMKDGLAEVRVGATCLFDSDPALEDKECQIKAAALFQALRGDPPKPLSTFQPDATGSGKKVLLIDHEDSFVHMLADYFRQVGAEVSVTRHNHALEMLSKDTYDLLVLSPGPGRPEDFKIAKTLDAAIAKKMPVFGVCLGVQAIGEYFGGTLNQLAQPAHGRPSRVQVRGGCLLNNLPNEIVIGRYHSLHVARDSMPAVLNVTATTEDGVVMALEHKALPIGGVQFHPESLMSLGGEVGLRIVENAFRLGQDIPKA, encoded by the coding sequence ATGAACAGGACAGTTTTTTCCCTCCCAGCCCGCAGCGAGTATGCCACCGCTGGCGGCCTTACCGTCACCCGGACCATCGAAGGGTTTTCCGGCGGGGCCTCGCTTGATGCCCTGATCGAGCTGCTCGACCGCCGGCGCGGCGTCGTGCTGTCGTCGGGAACGACGGTGCCGGGTCGCTATGAGAGCTTCGACCTCGGCTTCGCCGATCCGCCGTTGCGGCTGGAGGCGACCGGGATCAATTTCTTCATCGACGCGCTGAACGAGCGCGGCAAGGTGCTGATCGCCTTCCTGAGCGAGGTGTTGAACGAGCCTTGCGTGACCTTCACGGCGCGAACCACAACGCGGCTGACAGGCCACATCGTCCGCGGCGAAGCTCCCGCCGACGAGGAGCAGCGCACCCGTCGCGCTTCGATCATGTCGCTCGTGCGTGCGATGATCGCGGCGCTTGCCCATGCCGAGGAGCCGATGCTGGGCCTCTACGGCGCGTTCGGCTACGACCTCGTGTTCCAGATCGAGGACCTGGTGCAGAAGCGCGCCCGCGAGGCGGATCAGCGCGATGTCGTGCTCTACATCCCGGATCGCCTGCTGGCCTATGACCGCGCCACCGGCCGCGGCGTGACGATCGCTTACGACTTCGCCTTCAAGGGCAAGAGCACCCAGGGGCTACCGCACGAGACGCCGGACAGCATCTATGTGCAGTCAGGCCGTCAGGGCTTCGCCGACCATGCGCCTGGCGTCTATCAGGCGACGGTGCAGAAGGCGCGCGAGGCGTTCGCGCGTGGCGACCTGTTCGAGGCGGTGCCCGGCCAGTTGTTCGGCGAGCCCTGCGAGCGTTCACCCGCGGAGGTGTTCCAGCGGCTCTGCAAGATCAACCCCTCGCCCTATGGCGGCCTCGTCAATCTCGGCGACGGCGAATTCCTCGTCTCCGCTTCTCCGGAAATGTTCGTCCGCTCCGATGGCCGCCGGGTCGAGACCTGTCCGATCTCGGGCACCATCGCCCGCGGCGCGGACGCCATCGGTGATGCCGAGCAGATCCGCGAGCTGTTGAACTCGGAGAAGGACGAGTTCGAACTCAACATGTGCACCGACGTCGATCGCAACGACAAGGCGCGCATCTGCGTGCCCGGTTCGATCAAGGTGTTGGCGCGGCGCCAGATCGAGACATACTCGAAGCTGTTCCACACCGTCGATCACGTGGAAGGCATGCTGCGGCCAGGCTTCGATTCCCTCGATGCGTTCCTCACTCATGCTTGGGCGGTGACCGTGACCGGCGCGCCGAAACTGTGGGCGATGCAGTTTGTGGAAGATCATGAGCGGTCGTCGCGCCGCTGGTACGCTGGCGCTTTCGGCTTCGTCGGTTTCGACGGCAGCATCAACACCGGCCTCACCATCCGCACCATCCGCATGAAGGACGGCCTCGCGGAGGTGCGTGTCGGCGCGACCTGTCTGTTCGATTCGGATCCCGCGCTCGAAGACAAGGAGTGCCAGATCAAGGCGGCGGCGCTGTTCCAGGCGCTGCGTGGCGATCCGCCGAAGCCGCTCTCCACCTTCCAGCCCGACGCAACCGGCTCCGGCAAGAAGGTGCTGCTGATCGACCACGAGGACAGCTTCGTGCACATGCTGGCGGACTATTTTCGCCAGGTCGGTGCGGAGGTCAGTGTCACCCGCCACAACCATGCGCTCGAAATGTTGTCGAAGGACACGTATGACCTGCTCGTGCTGTCGCCAGGTCCAGGCCGGCCCGAAGATTTCAAGATTGCCAAGACCCTCGATGCGGCGATCGCGAAGAAGATGCCGGTGTTCGGCGTCTGCCTCGGTGTGCAGGCGATCGGCGAGTATTTCGGCGGCACGCTGAACCAGCTCGCGCAGCCTGCGCACGGTCGTCCCTCGCGGGTTCAGGTGCGCGGCGGCTGCCTGCTCAACAACCTGCCGAACGAGATCGTCATCGGTCGCTACCACTCGCTGCATGTGGCGCGTGACTCGATGCCTGCGGTGCTGAATGTCACGGCAACGACGGAGGACGGCGTGGTGATGGCGCTGGAGCATAAGGCACTGCCGATCGGCGGCGTGCAGTTCCATCCGGAGTCGCTGATGTCGCTCGGCGGCGAGGTGGGCCTGCGGATCGTCGAGAATGCTTTCCGTCTCGGCCAGGACATCCCGAAGGCATGA
- a CDS encoding tRNA (cytidine(34)-2'-O)-methyltransferase yields the protein MRIALFQPDIPQNTGTILRLCACLAVEAHIIEPAGFPISDRHFRRSGMDYLDQVRVFRHISWADFERWRQEAGARLLLLTTKASRSYLDCRYAASDVLMVGRESAGVPDEVAATADERLLIPMRSGMRSLNVAMAAAMALGEALRQTRGIPTGLTG from the coding sequence ATGCGCATAGCCCTCTTCCAACCGGACATTCCCCAGAACACCGGAACGATTCTCCGGCTATGCGCCTGCCTCGCGGTCGAGGCTCATATTATCGAGCCGGCCGGCTTTCCGATCTCCGATCGGCATTTTCGGCGCTCCGGGATGGATTATCTCGATCAGGTGCGCGTTTTCCGACACATCTCGTGGGCCGACTTCGAGCGTTGGCGACAGGAGGCAGGCGCACGGCTGCTGCTTTTGACCACCAAGGCCAGCCGCTCCTATCTCGATTGCCGTTATGCAGCCAGCGACGTGTTGATGGTCGGCCGGGAGTCCGCAGGCGTTCCCGACGAGGTCGCAGCAACGGCCGACGAACGGCTGCTGATTCCCATGCGATCCGGCATGCGTTCGCTGAATGTCGCCATGGCGGCAGCGATGGCGCTCGGCGAGGCCTTGAGGCAAACAAGAGGCATTCCAACAGGACTAACCGGCTGA
- a CDS encoding cytochrome c1, which translates to MSGPSTLELQNPVLKWFERRLPIIGLVHSSFVAYPTPRNLNYWWTFGGILSFMLAAQIVTGIILVMHYTPHATLAFSSIEHIMRDVNYGWLIRYLHANGASMFFIAVYIHMFRGMYYGSYKEPREVLWILGVIIYLLMMATGFMGYVLPWGQMSFWGATVITNLFSAFPFVGEPIVTFLWGGYSVDNPTLNRFFSLHYLLPFMILGVVILHVWALHVAGQGNPAGVEPKTDKDTVPFTPYATIKDAFGLACFLIFYMWFVFYVPNYLGHADNYIPANPGVTPAHIVPEWYYLPFYAILRAIPNKLGGVLAMFGAIVVLAFLPWLDSAKTRSARYRPLFKQFFWIFVAVCLVLGWLGSKPAEGAYVIVARILTVYYFAHFIIILPLLSRIEKPRPIPNSIADDVLGKKAIASVAVAAVAGAFLFASAGSSLAADEGHSQPTPPPQKWSFAGPFGKFDRGELQRGFKVYKEVCATCHSMNYLAFRNLAEPGGPGFTQAQAAAVAAEYKIKDGPNDQGEMFERPGRLADRFPAPFPNEQAARAANGGAFPPDMSLIAKARTYERGFPWFLIDIFTQYQEQGPDYIVALLHGYEDAPQGFTLPPGTNYNKYFPGHAIGMPKPINDGQVTYDDGSPQTVDQYAKDVTAFLMWAAEPHMEARKRIGLQVLVFLVLLSGLLYFTKRKVWAAAH; encoded by the coding sequence ATGAGCGGACCGTCCACCCTAGAGCTCCAGAATCCAGTCCTGAAATGGTTCGAGCGGCGGCTGCCGATCATCGGCCTCGTGCACTCCTCGTTCGTGGCGTATCCGACGCCGCGTAACCTGAACTACTGGTGGACCTTCGGCGGCATCCTGTCGTTCATGCTGGCGGCGCAGATCGTCACCGGCATCATCCTGGTGATGCACTACACCCCGCATGCGACGCTCGCGTTCTCGTCGATCGAGCACATCATGCGCGACGTGAACTACGGCTGGCTGATCCGCTACCTGCACGCCAACGGCGCGTCGATGTTCTTCATCGCCGTCTACATCCATATGTTCCGCGGCATGTACTACGGCTCCTACAAGGAGCCGCGTGAGGTGCTGTGGATCCTCGGCGTCATCATCTACCTGCTGATGATGGCCACCGGCTTCATGGGCTACGTGCTGCCGTGGGGCCAGATGAGCTTCTGGGGCGCCACCGTCATCACCAACCTGTTCTCGGCCTTCCCGTTCGTTGGCGAGCCGATCGTCACCTTCCTCTGGGGCGGTTACTCGGTCGACAACCCGACGCTGAACCGCTTCTTCTCGCTGCACTACCTGCTGCCGTTCATGATCCTCGGCGTCGTGATCCTGCATGTCTGGGCGCTGCATGTGGCGGGTCAGGGCAATCCGGCTGGCGTCGAGCCGAAGACCGACAAGGACACGGTGCCGTTTACCCCGTACGCGACCATCAAGGATGCGTTCGGCCTGGCCTGCTTCCTGATCTTCTACATGTGGTTCGTGTTCTACGTGCCGAACTATCTCGGCCACGCCGACAACTACATCCCGGCCAACCCGGGTGTGACGCCGGCGCACATCGTGCCTGAATGGTACTACCTGCCGTTCTACGCGATCCTTCGCGCGATCCCGAACAAGCTCGGCGGCGTGCTGGCGATGTTCGGTGCGATCGTCGTGCTGGCCTTCCTGCCATGGCTCGACAGCGCAAAGACTCGTTCGGCGCGCTATCGTCCGCTGTTCAAGCAGTTCTTCTGGATCTTCGTGGCGGTCTGCCTGGTGCTGGGTTGGCTCGGCTCGAAGCCGGCAGAAGGCGCGTATGTGATCGTCGCCCGTATCCTGACGGTCTACTACTTCGCGCACTTCATCATCATCCTGCCGCTGCTCTCGCGCATCGAGAAGCCGCGTCCGATCCCGAACTCGATCGCCGACGATGTGCTCGGCAAGAAGGCGATTGCCTCGGTCGCCGTGGCGGCCGTCGCCGGTGCGTTCCTGTTCGCCAGCGCCGGCAGTTCGCTCGCTGCCGATGAGGGCCACAGCCAGCCGACCCCGCCGCCGCAGAAGTGGTCGTTCGCGGGGCCGTTCGGCAAGTTCGACCGTGGTGAGCTGCAGCGTGGCTTCAAGGTCTACAAGGAAGTCTGCGCGACTTGCCACAGCATGAACTATCTGGCGTTCCGCAACCTCGCTGAGCCCGGTGGTCCCGGCTTCACGCAGGCGCAGGCCGCGGCAGTGGCTGCCGAGTATAAGATCAAGGACGGTCCGAACGATCAGGGCGAGATGTTCGAGCGTCCCGGCCGTCTGGCGGATCGGTTCCCGGCACCGTTCCCGAACGAGCAGGCGGCGCGTGCGGCCAATGGCGGCGCCTTCCCGCCGGACATGTCGCTGATCGCCAAGGCTCGCACCTATGAGCGCGGCTTCCCCTGGTTCCTGATCGACATCTTCACCCAGTATCAGGAGCAGGGCCCCGACTACATCGTCGCGCTGCTGCATGGCTACGAAGATGCGCCACAGGGATTCACGCTGCCGCCGGGCACGAACTACAACAAGTACTTCCCCGGTCATGCGATCGGCATGCCGAAGCCGATCAATGACGGTCAGGTGACGTACGATGACGGTTCGCCGCAGACGGTCGATCAGTATGCGAAGGACGTGACTGCATTCCTGATGTGGGCGGCCGAGCCGCACATGGAGGCGCGCAAGCGCATCGGTCTGCAGGTTCTGGTGTTCCTGGTGCTGCTCTCGGGCCTTTTGTACTTCACCAAGCGCAAGGTCTGGGCGGCTGCGCACTAA
- the petA gene encoding ubiquinol-cytochrome c reductase iron-sulfur subunit: MTTTASAHATRRDFLYVATGAVAAAGAAAAVWPLISQMNPDASTIAAGAPIEVDLTPIAEGQLIKVFWRGKPIFVRHRTPKEIKEAQDVDVASLRDPQADSARVKEGHADWLIVYGNCTHLGCIPLGNQGPYGGWFCPCHGSVFDTSGRIRQGPAPTNLPVPPYAFVSDSKIKIG, translated from the coding sequence GTGACGACGACGGCTTCGGCGCACGCGACGCGCCGTGATTTTCTCTACGTCGCAACCGGGGCGGTTGCAGCAGCGGGAGCCGCGGCGGCCGTTTGGCCGCTAATTTCGCAAATGAATCCAGACGCCTCGACCATCGCCGCCGGCGCGCCGATCGAGGTCGACCTGACGCCGATCGCCGAAGGGCAGCTGATCAAGGTCTTCTGGCGCGGCAAGCCGATCTTCGTCCGCCATCGCACCCCGAAGGAAATCAAGGAAGCTCAGGACGTCGATGTCGCGAGCTTGCGTGACCCGCAGGCGGACTCGGCGCGCGTCAAGGAAGGCCACGCCGACTGGCTGATCGTTTACGGCAACTGCACCCACCTTGGCTGCATTCCGCTCGGCAACCAAGGTCCCTATGGCGGCTGGTTCTGTCCCTGCCACGGTTCGGTGTTCGATACCTCGGGCCGTATCCGTCAGGGGCCTGCACCGACCAACCTGCCTGTTCCTCCCTACGCATTCGTCTCCGACAGCAAAATCAAGATCGGCTGA